The Astyanax mexicanus isolate ESR-SI-001 chromosome 14, AstMex3_surface, whole genome shotgun sequence genome window below encodes:
- the LOC103024550 gene encoding D-aspartate oxidase-like, with protein sequence MKAVKVAVVGAGVIGLSTAVRLSETLQNSAVTILSEKFSPDTTSDGAAGILLPEVFPDIPLERQQRWFKETFDHLQGLVESPEAPEAGVFLSSGYHVFKEVPSDPKPYWSEYVFGFRFMTDREMKRFPNHKFGQAFTSIKCECPRYLPWLEKRFRGAGGDVKQEKVTDLKQLVSSYDVIVNCSGVWANHLVGDEGVYPVRGQILKLRATWLKNFIRDGDGKTYLYPGIDYVTIGGTRQKDDWRLELDKGDNEDMMKHCIALEPSLQKAQVLEEWVGLRPGRKNPRIESEWLQDGERQALLVHNYGHGGCGISLSWGSALDALELVMKGLQEKPPRQ encoded by the exons ATGAAGGCTGTGAAAGTTGCAGTTGTTGGGGCAGGTGTGATCGGACTGTCTACAGCAGTGCGTCTGTCTGAGACACTCCAGAACTCAGCTGTGACCATACTGTCTGAGAAGTTCTCCCCAGACACTACTAGCGATGGAGCTGCTGGAATACTTCTACCTGAGGTGTTCCCAG ATATCCCTCTGGAACGTCAGCAACGTTGGTTCAAGGAGACATTTGATCATCTGCAGGGCCTTGTTGAATCACCTGAAGCCCCGGAAGCAGGGGTGTTCTTGAGCTCAGG ATACCACGTATTCAAAGAAGTCCCTAGCGATCCAAAACCTTACTGGTCAGAATATGTGTTTGGATTCCGATTCATGACGGATCGTGAGATGAAAAGATTCCCAAATCATAAATTTGGTCAAGCTTTCACATCAATAAAATGTGAATGCCCCAGATATCTGCCATGGCTTGAGAAAAG GTTTAGAGGAGCTGGTGGTGATGTTAAACAGGAGAAAGTGACTGACCTTAAGCAGCTTGTCAGCAGCTATGATGTTATTGTCAACTGCTCAGGCGTTTGGGCCAATCACCTGGTGGGGGATGAGGGGGTCTACCCAGTACGGGGGCAGATTCTCAAGCTTCGTGCCACCTGGCTGAAGAATTTCATTCGTGACGGAGATGGAAAGACTTACTTGTACCCTGGAATTGATTACGTCACTATAGGGGGCACTCGGCAGAAGGATGACTGGAGGCTGGAGTTGGATAAGGGAGACAATGAGGACATGATGAAGCACTGTATTGCGCTGGAGCCGTCCCTGCAGAAGGCCCAAGTGTTGGAAGAGTGGGTGGGCCTGAGGCCTGGCCGGAAGAACCCGCGTATAGAGAGTGAGTGGCTGCAGGATGGGGAGCGCCAAGCCTTACTGGTGCATAATTATGGCCATGGTGGATGTGGCATTTCACTGAGCTGGGGCTCAGCACTGGATGCACTGGAACTAGTGATGAAGGGTCTGCAGGAGAAACCTCCTCGCCAGTAA